The Mesorhizobium sp. AR02 region GCACAATGACATCCGCTTCGGTCGACATCGCCTTGCGGGCAAGCGCCAGGCTGTCGCCGACGATATCTGCGACGCAATGGAAGATCTCCGGCGTCTGGTAGTTGTGCGCCAGGATGACGGCATTTCGCTGCCGCTTCAGCGCAAGGATAGCATCGATATCGCTGGCAAATACCGGCCATTCGATCGCGGGGATAACGCGCCGCACGCGGTCGTACAGGGACGCGCCCGAAGGCAGGACGGCGCTCATCGAGCCTCCAGTTATAGTCTACACGAATATAAGTGACCTATATATTCGTTGTGACTATAAGCGATGTCAAGCCCGCGCAAGCGGCAATTTTGTCCCAGCCACGGGCCTCTCATCGAGAATGTCGTGGCGGAAGCGGTAGAGGCGCGCGGGCCGGCCGCCGGTTTCCGCCGTCGTCTCACCGGTCTTCTCAACGAGGTCCTGCTGCTCGATGAGCCGGCGGAAGTTTGGCTTGTTGATGAGCCTGCCGGAGAGCGCCTCCACGGTTCGCTGCAGCTGCAGAAGTGTGAAGAGCGGCGGCATCAGCTCGAACACGACCGGCCGGTATTTGATCTTGGAGCGCAGCCGCGCCATAGCCGTTGCCAGGATGCGGCGGTGATCGGCGATCATGGATTTGCCAGATACCGAGGTAGGCGCCGCCGAATGTCCGCTGCGTATCGCTTCCTCCACCAGGGCGGCTTCGTAGAGCATCTCATAGCGTTGAAGCGTGAGTTCCTCGTTCCAATGGCGGTCGTCGAAGCCGAAGGCGATCGCCGCCCGCCGTCGCCGGTCGAGGCGCGTCGCGCCGTCGTCAGCGCCGTCTGCCCATTCGATGAGGCGCAGCCGCAATTCGTCCACGACCGCGCGTGTGCCGGAGCGGTGATCCTCCCAGGGGAAATAGTCGTACCAGCTTCCCCAGTGGCGCCCGTCCGAGCCGCCAGCTTTGTCTGGATGGGTGAGCGCGAGGTAGCTGATCGAAATCACGCGCTGTTCACCGCCGATCCGGTCGCGATCGGCGAAGGTGTAGAGCTGTTCGATATAACCGAGCGGCTGGCCTGTCTGTTGTTCCACCCATCCCCTGAGGCCCGACTGCGGCGAACGATGAGCAAGCTCGAATGGCCCCGAGGGCAGCGCGGCTTCCTGTCCAACGGTGAGAACACAAGGTCCCCCACCGTTCATTGCCACAACGACGGCGATCAGGTCGGCTTTGACGTCGTTGGCCTCAACCGCGGCCTTGCCTTTCCTGATGCCTATTGCGCGATCGTCCATGGTCCCCGAAGTGGTTGGGCAGAGCTTTGCCGCTAGGCGGCTGAACCGATTTAATTCGGTATTTGTACGATAATTGTCGGCCCGTCAACACCACGCGTCGTGGCGATTTTCGGCTTTTGGCGGCTACACAAAAATGTGCCAAATGCGACAGCCGTGGTTGGTAACGTTGGGGAAGGAAGCGTCCATCGAGTGCGGTTGCTAACTCCAACCCGATCACGCCGCCAGATGTTCGTTCGAAAAAGGCGGGACGACGCTCGTCTGCTGACCGCCTATGCCACGCCGATTGCAAAGCTCGTCGATCGACATTGCGACATTCCTCTCCAGTTCGCCCGCGCCGCCATCATCGCACGCGCACTCCAGCACAGCCTATGCGAGTCATAAATCGACTCGCCGGCACTATTTCGACCGATAGGCCGGGCACAGCTGCGGCCATCACGGCCATTTGACATAAACGCGTCGCCCGATTGAGATTATCTTGATGGTAGCAGTATGTCTATCAATTATGTAGACGATAAAGTATCGGATGCCTTTCTTTGCCACCCGAGGGAAACGCTGTTCGTCTCCAATGCTCATTTGGGGCAAGTGTCCCTCAATGCGCTGAGTGTGGCTTGGGGAGAGCGAGGACGCTTGCAGATCTTTGACAGGATCGATTCACTGATAGACGCAGACGATTGCCGGGCCGTGATCGAAGAGGCGCGCGCCTTGCTGCTTCAGCTTGAACAAAGGTCCGACGCGCTCACACATGCGATCGACGACTTTCTGCTCGATCTCATGACGCTGGCTTTCATTGTTGAATGTTACGGACGCGGCTTTGAACTTCTGGCGCGAACGCTTGCCCGTAGAAGACTGGCAAAGGTCAGGCTTTCGTCGGGAGGGGCCGATTCCGCCAGGGGGAAATCACATCCAAAGGCTGCTGGCTGAAGCGGCGATCGCGCCGCGTTGCAGAAGCGTGGCCACTCGGCGAACGGG contains the following coding sequences:
- a CDS encoding NUDIX hydrolase, producing MDDRAIGIRKGKAAVEANDVKADLIAVVVAMNGGGPCVLTVGQEAALPSGPFELAHRSPQSGLRGWVEQQTGQPLGYIEQLYTFADRDRIGGEQRVISISYLALTHPDKAGGSDGRHWGSWYDYFPWEDHRSGTRAVVDELRLRLIEWADGADDGATRLDRRRRAAIAFGFDDRHWNEELTLQRYEMLYEAALVEEAIRSGHSAAPTSVSGKSMIADHRRILATAMARLRSKIKYRPVVFELMPPLFTLLQLQRTVEALSGRLINKPNFRRLIEQQDLVEKTGETTAETGGRPARLYRFRHDILDERPVAGTKLPLARA